GGGCGGCCGAAGCTGGGCCTCCTGAAAGCTCCCGAAGGTGCGCTCGAACGCGCCGCTGGCAACGATGTCCCGTGAGTACAGATCGTGGTTGCCCGGAATCACCGTGACGGACTCGGGCCCCGCGCCTGTCGTTTGCAACCAAGCCAAAGCAGCGTGCCACTCTCCTGCGAGGCCCACGTTCGACAGATCCCCCGTGACCACCAGGTGATCGCACCCGCGGTGACGGAGATCCTCACCCAGACTGCGTACCAGGTTCATGTCGTGCAGCCGACGGCGGCGCAGCCATGCGTTAACGAGACCCGGCAATCGTTTGCTGAGAAGATCGCGCGGCGCGAGCCCCGTCAAGCCGCGGAAATGGGGATCTGTGACGTGTGCCAAACGAAACGTCATGACGCTTTTCCCGGGCCCAGGCGCCCTTCGGCGTCAGGGATCCTGGCCATGCACCAGGACCGACAAGTTGGGGATGTCAACGATGGTGAGAACCAAAAACAGCGCCGCAATGAAGAGCACGAACGTAGCGAAGCGCTTTTCGCGAAACAGCCTTTCGGGGGCTTGGGCCGCCGAGTTGGGCTTGAACGAGATCTGGAGATACCAGGCGAAGAGAAATGCCAAAAACGGGAGCAGGATGATGTACTCGATGCGGTACTTCACCAGAAAAACACCTGTGAAGAAGGACGCCGAGCAGCCGTAGAACATGATCGAGATGAGCAGCCGATCCAGGGTGTAGTACCGAAACGAACGGCGGTAGAGCGCAGCGACGGCCGCCCCGATCTCGCGAAACTCGGCATACCTCTTGGTCGCCATCAGAAAGGCGCCACCCATCCAGTACCCGAGCAGCAAGCTCGACGGGGGGCTCGAGGCGCTCGTCAGAGCAAACCAACCCATCAGGAGCCGGATCGGGTTGTTCACCGATTCGGAGAGCACGTCCACGTAGGCGCGATCCTTCGTGCGGAAGGGGCGCACGTTATAGAGCACACCCATCACCGCCAACCAAAGGGCGGTCAGGAAAAACGGCACCCCCAGCACCCACGCCAGCCCGAGCCCCACAACCAGCAGCATCACGTACTCGAGGTAGACGTAGGGGGCCCGAAGCCCGCCCGTCAGCGACGGGCGGTGTTTTTTCACGGGGTGGTGGCGGTCGAAGGCGGCATCGAGCCACTCGTTGATCACATAGTTCGCGGACGCCACCAGGCAGGCGACGAGCAGGGCCGTGCCCACCCGGGGCAGCGCCTCGGTCCAGGGCGGCCGGGCCAACAAGCCGGCGAAGACGACCCCTGGCAGAACGAAGATGTTCTTGATCCAGTGGTCGGGCCGCGCGATCGCCAGGTAGCTACGAAGCCGCATGGCCCTGCTTTTTCGCCACCACGAACCACGAATCGCGCAGGTTCAGCGGCACGACCACGCGCTCGAGCCAAGGCCCTGCGAGGCGGGCCAAAGGCCGTACGGGCGGCAGGTAACGCCCCACCCGCTGGGCCAGGTAGCTGGCTGGAAAATACCAGCTTGGGCGCTGGAACGACAGCGGCGAAAGGCCGGCACTGCCGAGAGCGCGCGTGAGGGTCTGGCGGTTGAAGTATCCGATGTGGGCGACGCGGTAGTGCCACCAGCGAGGCCCCAATGCTTTGGCGGCAAGCGAGCTCACGTCGGGCGTGACCACCACCACGATGCCCCCGAGCGCCAGGCAGGCGACGGCCTGTGCCAGGAGCGCGCGGGGATTCGGGACGTGTTCGATGACATCCACGAGCGCGACCACGTCGAAGCCGCCCGTCACAGAGGGATGAGGCAACGTTCCCAGGTGCACGGGAAGCCCGCGGGCGCGGGCCTGCTCCTGAAACCAACGCGAGGGTTCGATGCCTTCGGCCTCGAAGCCCAGGCGCCTCGCCTCTTCCACCAAGATGCCGCTTCCCGCGCCGACGTCGAGCAAACGCCCGGACGTTTTCCAGGGCGCAAGCTCCTGCAGCAGGCGCCGGGCTTGCAGCGCGCGGCTGTCCCGCCCCGCCTCGTAATCGGTATCCACGAGCTCTTGGTAGTGCGGGAGCACGTCGCCCAGGCTCGGGCACTGCAGAAAACCGCAGGACTGGCACGCATAGATCGCGCCCACCCGTCCGTAGTGATCGTCGGTGACTGCAAAAGATCGGCTGTCGAGCTCGTCGACGCGCACTTCGGAGGCGCGGCGCAAAATCAAGTCGTGGGAATCACAGATCCAGCAGTCCATGAGCGGTTCGCGGAACGTAGCACCCAGGCGCTTTGGGTGGCAATGCGGGCGCTGGCCGCAGTGGGCAGCGCCCTAGGGTTCCCACTGGCCCATCACGAAGCTGAAGGCTTGCTCCGCGTAGGCCCCGCTGCCGGGAAACAATGCATAGGCCCCCACGACGGCCACGCCCAAGACGTAGGCCATTGCGATCCCCTTGCGCCCGTCGACGCGTGGGAACGCCCAGGCCAGCGCCACGAGCGCACATGCGTAGAGCGGGACCACGGCGGCAACGCCTGGCAGCCCCATGAGGTGCCCCAGCGAATGAACGCTGCGGCCGCTCTGCAACAGCCGAAAGCTCAACTCATAGAGCGGATTTTGCAGCCGATCCGGCCAGTGGGGGTAGGTGAGCACGGCGGTCGCGTAGATGATGACGCTGGCCACCACCGCCCCCAGAGCGGCCACCCGCGCAGCCACGTGTTTGAAGACGAAGGCAAAGCCGGCACAGGAAAGCCACGCGGCAAAGGGCAACGACACCGTGAGATAGCGCGGCCCCACGGTCCACCCGGCCCTCGCCATGAAGGGGTCGAGCGCGCTCAAGAAAAGCAGGTAGCTCACGAACACGGCGAGACACAAGAGCGCCTCTGCGCCCGCACGCCTCCGCCACGCGGCGTCCTTGAAAATCGCGAACGCTCCGACAAACGCGAGCAAAAGCCACGGAGACAAAACGAACAGGCCGTTCGAGGGCAAAAACGTGGTGCTGAGGGCGGAAGGCGCGCTCAGGCCCACGATACCCATGAAGCCCTTGCGGGTCACTTCGTCCACCGAGTAGTGGTACCCCGTGCGCAAGGGGCTGCCGAAGCACACGTAGTGGTAAAGGCCCAAGAGGACGACCACAGGGGCCGCGCCCAGGATCGCGTACCCCCCGTTGCGCACGCGCTCCCGGCCCACGATCAACACGTACAGGCCCACGAGCGCCGCCACCACGGCCGATTGATAATCCATCATCACGGCGGCCGCCGCGAAGAGCCCCACGCCGGCCGCGCCGAGCTTCGGCCGGCGCAAACGCTGGCGGCAGAGCGGCACCGCCACCAAGAAGGCAGCCCCGGCGCATACGGCCGCCAGCTGATGTGACATGAACAGGATCGCGTACACCCAGGCGGGCGAACCCAATGCATAAGCCACGAGAGCCGTGCGCCTCGCGCGCAAGTCGTCCGTGAAGTGCCCCGTCATGCGGTAAAAAAACGGCAAAAACAAAAGCGCCGGTAAGGTCACCGCAAACACGCGAAACGCCCAGGTGAAATCTCGCAGGGTGCGCGCGCCCAGGGCTTTCGCCGCCGAATACACCGGAATCGCCACGAAAGAAGGCCCCGGCGCTTTGTTCGGGTACTGGTGGCCGTCGGGTCCGAAGGAGGTGTCGAACTGCGAGCTCATGTCGGCACGCCGCTCATCGAGCCACAGCCTTCCTTTGTCGACAAACTCCTGCGTTTGCAGGATGCGGGGCATCTCGTTGGCGCTGCGCAACTTTTCGAAGTAGGGAAACGCGTAGAGATAGCTCACGGCCACCAGCACGAAGGCCGGCCACGCCCGCCAAACGGGCACATTTTGGGGCGCTGAGGGGGAAGGAGCGGACACCGCGGCTAGGTTTACCCCAACTGTCCCAAGAGCGGCGATCCAAACGTCGAAACGCCTGTTTCCCTGACGAATCCCAAAGCCGACGAGGTTGCCGCGAAGCGCCGCCCCGGGTCACTGACGAAGTACAGGCGGTCATCCCAGTTGCAAGTTGCGCCGGGTCCTGGAACTCTGCGGACATGCAACTTCAGGATACGCGGTCCCAACGCCTGGTCTCAGCCACCGCGCGAACACGCCCATGCCCACGCGTGGTCCGCGCGCCGTTTTCCTTACCCACTTTTTGGGTGGCGTTCGTGTGGCTGGCCCTGAGCCTGCCTGGATGTGCCCGCACGAGCAACGCCCACACCCGCAAGGTCGACGGGCTCAACCGCGAAGCCCTGGCAGCGCTGCAGGCCGGCAACCCCAAGCAAGCGCAGAAGAAGCTGCAGTCGGCGCTTTCCCTCGCGAAAAAGGAAAACCTGGGCGATCACCCGTCGGTGGCCGAGACGCACATGAACCTCGGGGTGGTGTACGCAGCGGGCCTGGACCAGCAAAGCCGTGCGGTCCGCGAGATGACGAAAGCGCTCGAGCTTCACCCCGAAAGCGCGCCCAACCGCGGTGTGCAGGATGGCAAGATCGACAAAGCCTTCGACCTGGCGAAAAAGCGGGCGAAACCCCGCAAGAGCAAGTCCGAGAAGAAGGCACCTGCGGCCGCACCCGCACCCGCCGAAGGGTCGGCAGCCACGGAGCCGACGAAATCATCGGATGCGGCGGGCGCGCAGCCCCTCCCGATGGCCCCGGAGCCTGCGCCCGTGAGTGATTTAGAGGCGCGGTTGCCGGATCCCATGCCGGAACCGGTCTTCTGCCACGTGCCCGCCAAGATCCCCCCGGGACAGGACGTGACTCTGTGGTGCGGCGTCGACAAGAACCTGCGCGCCCGCAACGCCACCCTCTACGCACGACCGGCCGACCAGATCGAGTTCACGTCCATCGAGATGAAGCGCTCGGACGGAGGCTGGTGGGTGGGCACCGTTCCTGCCCCGCTCGTACACGGAAATATGTTGCAGTTCTACGTGCAGGCTGAAAAGTCGAACGGCGAGGCTCTCGCGGCCAACGGCAACGTGGGCAGCCCCAACTTCGTAATCATCAGAGACGGGGCCCGTCCTGCCCCCAAGGTGCTGACCCAACAGGTGCTCGAGGGCGAAGACGAGCCCCCGCTCGTCGAAGCCGGCCCCGAGGCGGCCCCGATCGAAAAGGCGTCCTCCTTCGACTGGAGCCGTTTGTTCGTGGCGCTCTCGGTGGGCACGGGGTGGGGCTGGCACGCCAGCGGCCCCCTCGAGTTTCGGCAGGACCTGCAGGTCGACGCAGGCACGGCCTCGGCCGGCCTGGGCCACGTGCTTCCCGAGGTGGGGTATCGCCTCAACGAACGCTGGGCCTTCAGCCTCCAAACAAGGCACCAACTGCTTCCCAACGAAGGCACCACGGGAGGACGCACGGGGCGCCCAGCTCAGGCCGCAAACGCGGCTTTGTTGCGGGCCCTCTACAGCCGCCCGCTGAGCGCGCGCTTTCAGCTCCAGGGCTCAGCGAGCCTCGGCGCCGGCGAGGGGTTCCGCATGGTGTTGGATCCTTTGCCAGCCAGAGGCCGCTCGGGCACGGACACCGTGCGCGGAGGTCCGGTGCTGGCGGGGGGCGGGGGTGGGCGGTCTCTTTGCCCTTTCGCCGAGCTTCGGGCTCGTGGGTGAGCTGCGGACCCTGTTCGGCTTCCCCGACACCGCGGCCATCGCCGAGCTCAACCTGGGCGTGCGCTACGACTTTAGGTGATCCGTGGCTTCAGGAGGGAGCGGGAGCCGCGAGCGCCCGCTCCAGGAAGTCCACGATGGTGGCTGCCGCCTCCGGGCGCGCCAGACCGCGCATGGCCACGGCCATGGACTCGAGGCGTGAGCCATCGGCCAAGAGCGCGGCCAGCGTGTCGGCAAGGCGCACCGGTGTGGTCTCGGCCTGCGGGAGCACCACGGCCGCTCCCACCTGCGCAAACGCCTCGGCGTTCCGGGTCTGGTGGTCATCCGCCGCCGTTGGCAACGGCACCAACAGCGCGGGCCGCCCGCAGATGGCGAGCTCGGCCAGGGTCAGCGCCCCGGCCCGCCCGATGACCAGCGTGGCCGCCCCGTAGGCCGAAACCATGTCGTCGATGAAGGGCCGCACCGTCACCTGCGCCGAGAGCCCCGCGGCCCGGTAGCCCGCTTCGATGCGCTCGGCATCAGCGCGGCCCGTCTGGTGGACCACGGTGACGGCCAGCCCGCGCGCCACGAGCAGCGGCAGCGCCCCCAGCATCAGGTCGTTGACAGCCCGCGCGCCCTGGCTGCCCCCCACCACGAGAAGCCGGACCTCGCTTACCCCCGGGGGAGGGGCGGCGCCTCGCGCGGCCTCAACGAAGACCCTACGCACGGGGTTCCCGGTGTCCTGGGTGCGCCCCACGGCGAAGGCCGAAGCCGCCTCGGGAAAGCCCAGGAACACACGGCGCGCAAAGCGGCCGAGCACCTTGTTCGTGAACCCGGGAACGCTGTTTTGCTCCTGAAGCGCCGTGCGCCGGGCCGTCAGCGCCGCCATCAGCACCAGGGGCCCCGAAGCGTAGCCTCCCACGCCCAGCACCCAGTCGGGGCGGAAGCGCCGCAAGATGCCCAGCGACTGCAAAAAGGCCTTCGGCAAGCGGAAGAGCCCCCGCAGCGTGCCTGCCAGGCCCATGCGCTTGAGCCCGCTCACCTGCAGGAGTTCGAGCGGGTACCCGGCGGCGGGAACGACCTTGGCCTCGAGACCGCGGGACGTGCCCACGAACAGCACCTCTCCGCCCCGCCTCTGCACCTCTTCGGCCACGGCGAGCCCCGGGTAAAGATGCCCCCCGGTGCCGCCACCGGCCACGATGAGCTTCATGCGTGGGCCTCGGGCTCCGAGGTGGGGGCGGGCACGCGGCGACGCCGGCCCGTCTCCACCACCACTTTGACCCCCTTGTCGGAGCGCTTGTTGCCGCTTGCGCCCCAGGGCCACAGCGCCACGTTCCAGCCCACCCACAGCTTTTCGCCTCGCCGCGGCTCCGGGTTGCGCGCCGACACGTTGCCCAGCACCCCTGCGGCAAACAAGCTCACGATCATCGACGAGCCCCCGTAGCTGACGAAGGGAAGCGTCAGCCCCTTGGTGGGCACGAGCCCCATCACCACAGCCATGTTGATGAGCGCCTGCATGCCAAAAACAGCCGTCAGGCCGAACGCCAGATAGGCCCCGAAGGCGTCGCGGGCGCGCGCCGCGGCCAGCAAACCGCGCCAGATCAGCAGGCCAAAAAGCGCCGCCACACCCACGACCCCCACGAAGCCCAACTCTTCGCCCACCACCGCCAAGATGAAGTCGGTGTGCGCTTCGGGCAAAAAGAAAAGCTTTTGCCGACCGGCGCCAAGGCCCTGGCCGAACAGCCCGCCCGAGCCGATGCTGATGAGCGACTCGACCGTCTGATAGCCCGCGTCCCGTCGGTGCGCCCAGGGATCCAAAAAGGCCAGCATGCGCCGCATCCGCCAGGGCGTTCCCACGATGAGCCGCCACGCCACGGGCGCCGCCAACAGCAACGACAAGATAATGTAGCTCGTCCGCGTGCCCGCCACGAAGAGCATGGCCAACGCCACAAAGCCGAAGATCGCCGCCGTTCCCAGATCGGGTTGTTTGAGCAGCAGCAACACCAAGATGCCCGTCACGATGAGCGGGGGCAAAAAGCCCACCCAGAGCTGCTTCACCTTTTCGGCTTTGCGCGCCAGCAGCGCCGCCAGATAAACGACCAGCGCAAATTTGGCCACCTCGGACGGCTGAAACGACAAGGGCCCGAGACGAAACCACCGCACCGCACCGCCCGCCCGCGACCCCACCACCAGCACGCTCACCAACAAAACCACGCTCCCAAAAAGCATGGGATAGGTGAGCCGGCGGTACAGGCTGTAGTCGGTCCGCAGCGCGAAGGCAAACGCCATCAAGCCCAGCAGCGCATAGAGTGATTCGCGCTTGAGGAAGAACGTCCAGTCACCATAGCGGCGGGCCGCAAACATCGCGCCCGCCGAAAACACCATGACCACGCCCAGGGCGGTGAGACACAGCACGGCGCCGCAGAGGATCCGATCGGGCCCCCGCGACACCGCAGCAGCCTTCAGCCACTCGGCCCACGGCGCATGCCCCTTGCGTGGCCACAGCCACCCAAGACCCCGCGCCCGCGGGCGCGCCACCGCCACGGGTCCCGATCCGAGGCCTGGGCGTACCGTCTGCGTGCGGCTCATGCCCCGTCCCCCCTCACGCCTTTTCCGGAGGCACCACCCGGTGCGGCTCGCTCCCCGCGTCCTCGGCCTCGCGCTCCAGCTTTCGGATGGCCGCCGCGAAGCGCTCGCCCCGTTCGGCGTAGTCACGGAACATGTCGAAGCTCGAACAGGCGGGGCTGAGCACCACCGCGTCTCCCGCCGCAGCCAGGGCGGCGGCTTTCCGAACCGCGTCTTCCATGCTGTGGGCGTGCTCCACGTGCATCACGCCTTGCATGGCCTCGGCGATCCGCCCCGCGGCCTCACCCAGCACCACCACGGCCCGCCCCACGCGGCCCATCGTCTCGGCCAGGGGCGCGTAGCTGCCCCCTTTGTCACGGCCTCCGGCGATCAGAACCACCGGTCTTGGAAAGCCCGTCAAGGCGGCAACGGCCGCGCCCACGTTGGTGCCCTTCGAGTCGTCGAAGTACTGCACGCCATCCACCTGGCCCACCATCTCCATGCGGTGAGGCAGCGGACGAAAGCCCACGAGCCCCCGATGCACTTCGGCCGGCAACGCCCCGGCCAACCGCGCGGCCAGCAGCGCGGCCAGCGCGTTTTCCTGGTTGTGGCGCCCCACCAAACGGGGGTTGTCGGCGGGGTAGCGCTCGATTTGCCCCCCCGGGATACGAATGCACAGGCTGTCGCCTTGTAGCCAGCCGCCCTCGGTCAGGGCCTGACGTGTGGAAAACGCGATCCAGTGGGCCCGCACGTGGCGGGCCACCTCGGCCACGAGCCCATCGTCGAGGTTCATCACCGCGAAGTCGCTTTCCTGCTGGGCCGCGAAGAGCCGCGCCTTCGCCGCCACATAGCCGTCGACCTGGCCGCCGTAGCGGTCCAGGTGGTCGGGCGTGATGTTCAAAAGCACGCCCACCTGCGGGCGAAACGTCTCGAAGGTCTCTGCCTGAAAGGACGAAACTTCCAGCACACACAACCCCCCGAGATCCGTGGCCGGCGTGCCCACCGCTTCGGCCAAGGGCGTCCCCAGGTTTCCACCCACGAACGTGGGGCGCCCCGTGCCCTTGAGCATGGCGCCGCACAGGGTGGTGGTGGTGGATTTGCCGTTCGTGCCGGTGATGGCCACCAGGGTGGCCTTCGTGAACCGCGCCGCCAGCTCGAGCTCACCCGTTACCGGCACACCCGCGGCCCGCGCCACCTGAAGCTCGGGACCTTCCGGAACGCCGGGAGACAGCACGATGAGTTCGGCATGCCGAAAGCTCTCGGCCCGATGTCCGCCCAGCTCCTCCACAACTCCGCCCGGCAGCGTGGCGAGCGCGCCCGCCAGCGCCGCCGCCGGCTGCTTGTCGGTCACCGTGACCCGCGCGCCGCGCGCCGCGCACAGCCGCGCCGCCGCCTGGCCCGAGCGGCCCAGGCCCACGACGAGCACCCGTTTTCCTTGGAGTTCAGGAGCGGTCATCACGGAATTCCTGCAGCCACGGTGCACCCGTTTGGCGCCGCGGTCCAAAAAAACCACAGCGCCACCCGCATGCCGCGGGGCACGCCCCGCTCAGCGCACCTTCAGGGTCACGATCAACCCCAGCGTGGCGCAGATGAACGAAACGATCCAAAAACGAACGACGATGCGCGACTCGGGCCATCCCAGTTTCTCGAAGTGGTGGTGAATGGGTGCCATCAGGAACACCCGGCGCTTGGTGCGCTTGTAATACCCCACCTGGATGATGTCGCTCACCGCTTCCGCCACGAACACGCCGCCAATCACCGGCAACGACATCTCCGTCTTCGTGGCCAGCGCCACGAACCCCAGCGCGCCGCCCAGCGCCAGCGCGCCCACGTCGCCCATGAACACCTGCGCGGGGTGCGTGTTGTACCACAGAAAACCGATGCCGGCCCCGCCGATGGCGCCGCAGAAGATGGCCAGCTCCCCCGCGCCCTGCACGTGCGCCAGACCCAGGTAGCTTGCGATGTTGAAGTCGCGCAGCACGGTGCCCGCTGCGTAGCACAGGAACATGAACGTGAACGAGCAGATGATGACGGGGCCTATCGCCAGCCCATCGAGTCCGTCGGTGAGGTTGACCGCATTCGACGTGCCCACCACCACCACGAGCCCGAACAGCACGTAGACGGCGAGCGGCAACTCGGGCGAAAAGCGCTCGATCGCCACCAGCGGCAACACCAGCTGCAAGCGCACGTGCGGCTCGAGTGCGTTGCCCGCCAGAAGCCACGTCACGGCCACACCGCCGATCAGCACCTGGAACAGAATCTTGATCTTGCCTGGCACCCCCCGCTTGTTCTTGTGAACGAGCTTGATGTAGTCGTCGACGAAGCCCAGGATGCCGTAGCCCACGGTCACGAGAAGCGCGAGCCACACGAGCTCGCTCGACAGATCGCACCACAGCAAGGTGCCGAACGCCAGCGCAAGGATGATGACCGAGCCCCCCATGGTGGGCGTGCCCTTTTTGCTTGCGTGAGACGCGGGGCCATCGCTCCGAATCACCTCCCCGATCTGGCGCTCCCGGGCGCGCTTGATGAACCAGGGGGCCACCACGAAGGTGATCACCAGCGACGTGAGCGTGGCCAAGCCCACGCGTGTGGACACGTAGCGAAACACGTTGAGGAAGCGAAAGTCCTCGCGCAGCAGTTGAAAGAGGTGAAACAGCATCTGGAGTAAACTTCCGGGGACGCGCCCCGGCCTAAAGAGACTTTCCGAGCGCGTCGGGCGCGCCGCCTTCGATGACCTCGTCGGCCCACAGCGTCTGCAAAGCCGCCACCGCACGTTCGAGCCGTGCCCCCCGCGACCCCTTCACCAAAATCCAGTCGCCCGGCCGGGTCCAGCCCGCCACGTGGCGCGCGGCCTCGGCGGGATCATCGCCCTCGAAGGTCCATGCAAGGCCAGCCCGCCGGGCCCCGGCGGCAACGTGTCGCCCGAGCCGCCCCACGCCTGCCAGACCCACCACACCGGCGGCGGCGGCCTCTGCACCCAGCGCTTCATGCAGCGCCACCTCGGCCTCACCCAGCTCCAGCATGTCCCCAATGAGGGCAAACGCACGGCCCGTGCCCCGCGCGCCCGCCACGGCCGTCGACACCGCGGCGCTCATCGACGAGGGGTTCGCGTTGTAGCAGTCGTCCAGGACCACGCGATCGGCAAGCGCCAGCGGCCGCGACCTGTGCGCGGGCAGCTCCACCTGCTCGAGCCCCGCCGCCGCCACCTGAGGGGGCACGCCCAGCACGGCCGCCACCAAGAGGGCAATGCCCCCGTTGACGGCATTGTGAAGCCCCGCGAGGGGCAGATTCACCAGGACTGGCTCGTCGCCCACCGCGTAGCGCACCACGGACCCGGCAGCGCCTGCCGGCACGAAATCCAGGAGCGCCACGCCGAGGCCCGGCGCTCCCCCCACCTGCGTGCCAAAGCGGAGACGACGCGCCTGCGGAAGGAACTGCACCGAAGGCATCAGCAGGGGCTCACCGGCCGGGATAAGACCCACGCCGTCCGGCGTGAGCCCCTCGAAGATCTCTCCCTTGGCGGCTCCGATGGCCGCGAGCGACCCGAGCCGCCCCAGGTGGGCCGCGCCCACGTTGGTGACCACGGCCACGTGGGGACGGGCCAGGTGGGTGAGATAGGAAATCTCCCCGCGGGCCCGCATCGCCATCTCGAGCACCCAGACCTTCTCCCTGCCCTGCGCGCCCAGCACGGTGAGGGGCAGCCCGATGTCCGTGTTGTAGTTGCCAGGCGTCTTGAGAACCTCGCCCAAAGAGCTCACGGCGGCCGCGATCAGCTCTTTCGTGGTGGTCTTTCCGTTCGAGCCCGTGACGGCCACCACGCGTCCCGAAAACGCCGCGCGCACCGCCTCGGCCAGCCGGCCGAGCGCCGTCAGCGGATCGTCCACCGCCAGCACGGGGGTGGCGCCGACCCCCTTGGGAAGACCCCGTCCACCGGGAACGATCACCACGCTCGCCCCCGCCGCGGCCGCGGGCCCGCAGTAATTGAAGCCGTCCACCCTCTCGCCCCGCAGCGCCACGAACGCCATGCCGCTCGTCACGCCGCGGCTGTCCGTGGTGGCCCCCCGGAACACGGCCTCGCCCGACGGGGGGCCGAGCCAAACGCCTTGGGTCACCTCTGCCAGCCAGGCGAGGTCGCGCGCCTCGGCCGTCACGATGGGACTCCTGGCGCGGGTCGAGACAAAAACGCCGCCGTGGCCTCCGCGCGGTCGTCGAAGGGCAGCTTCTGGGTGCCCACGATCTGATAATCCTCGTGACCCTTGCCTGCGATGAGCAGCGTGTCGCCCGCGCGGGCGGCCTGGACCGCCAGGCCGATGGCCGCGCGTCGATCGGGGGCCACACAAAAACCCGTCGCGCCCGCCCGTACGTCATCGGGCCTGCGCTCCGGCACCTTTGCTTGCAACACCCCGTCCACGATCATCTCGAGGATGCGCATGGGGTCTTCGGTGCGCGGGTTGTCCGAGGTCACGATCGCCACGTCGGCCAGGCGCGCTGCGCTTTCGCCCATGAGCGGACGCTTGCCCGGGTCGCGATCGCCGCCACACCCAAACACCACCAGCAAACGCCCTCGCGTGAGCGGGCGCAACACCGACAAGGCCCGCTCGAGCGCGTCCGGGGTGTGCGCATAATCGACCACGCACAAAACACCGGCCGTGTTCTCGACCACCTCGAGGCGCCCCGGTACGCCGGGCAAGGCCGCCACGCCGGCGGCGAGGGCGTCGAGCGGCACGTCCGCCGCAAAGGCCATGCCGGCCGCCAACACCACGTTGGCCAGGTTGTAGTCCCCGACCAGCCGCGCGCGCAGCTCGACTCTGCCCAAGGGCGTGTGAAGCTCGGCGCTGAGCCCCCCGCCATCGAGACGCCGCGGGCCCACCCACAGATCTGCCCCGGCGGGCT
Above is a genomic segment from Myxococcales bacterium containing:
- a CDS encoding UbiA prenyltransferase family protein, translating into MRLRSYLAIARPDHWIKNIFVLPGVVFAGLLARPPWTEALPRVGTALLVACLVASANYVINEWLDAAFDRHHPVKKHRPSLTGGLRAPYVYLEYVMLLVVGLGLAWVLGVPFFLTALWLAVMGVLYNVRPFRTKDRAYVDVLSESVNNPIRLLMGWFALTSASSPPSSLLLGYWMGGAFLMATKRYAEFREIGAAVAALYRRSFRYYTLDRLLISIMFYGCSASFFTGVFLVKYRIEYIILLPFLAFLFAWYLQISFKPNSAAQAPERLFREKRFATFVLFIAALFLVLTIVDIPNLSVLVHGQDP
- a CDS encoding class I SAM-dependent methyltransferase, with the protein product MDCWICDSHDLILRRASEVRVDELDSRSFAVTDDHYGRVGAIYACQSCGFLQCPSLGDVLPHYQELVDTDYEAGRDSRALQARRLLQELAPWKTSGRLLDVGAGSGILVEEARRLGFEAEGIEPSRWFQEQARARGLPVHLGTLPHPSVTGGFDVVALVDVIEHVPNPRALLAQAVACLALGGIVVVVTPDVSSLAAKALGPRWWHYRVAHIGYFNRQTLTRALGSAGLSPLSFQRPSWYFPASYLAQRVGRYLPPVRPLARLAGPWLERVVVPLNLRDSWFVVAKKQGHAAS
- a CDS encoding tetratricopeptide repeat protein; translation: MAFVWLALSLPGCARTSNAHTRKVDGLNREALAALQAGNPKQAQKKLQSALSLAKKENLGDHPSVAETHMNLGVVYAAGLDQQSRAVREMTKALELHPESAPNRGVQDGKIDKAFDLAKKRAKPRKSKSEKKAPAAAPAPAEGSAATEPTKSSDAAGAQPLPMAPEPAPVSDLEARLPDPMPEPVFCHVPAKIPPGQDVTLWCGVDKNLRARNATLYARPADQIEFTSIEMKRSDGGWWVGTVPAPLVHGNMLQFYVQAEKSNGEALAANGNVGSPNFVIIRDGARPAPKVLTQQVLEGEDEPPLVEAGPEAAPIEKASSFDWSRLFVALSVGTGWGWHASGPLEFRQDLQVDAGTASAGLGHVLPEVGYRLNERWAFSLQTRHQLLPNEGTTGGRTGRPAQAANAALLRALYSRPLSARFQLQGSASLGAGEGFRMVLDPLPARGRSGTDTVRGGPVLAGGGGGRSLCPFAELRARG
- the murG gene encoding undecaprenyldiphospho-muramoylpentapeptide beta-N-acetylglucosaminyltransferase produces the protein MKLIVAGGGTGGHLYPGLAVAEEVQRRGGEVLFVGTSRGLEAKVVPAAGYPLELLQVSGLKRMGLAGTLRGLFRLPKAFLQSLGILRRFRPDWVLGVGGYASGPLVLMAALTARRTALQEQNSVPGFTNKVLGRFARRVFLGFPEAASAFAVGRTQDTGNPVRRVFVEAARGAAPPPGVSEVRLLVVGGSQGARAVNDLMLGALPLLVARGLAVTVVHQTGRADAERIEAGYRAAGLSAQVTVRPFIDDMVSAYGAATLVIGRAGALTLAELAICGRPALLVPLPTAADDHQTRNAEAFAQVGAAVVLPQAETTPVRLADTLAALLADGSRLESMAVAMRGLARPEAAATIVDFLERALAAPAPS
- the murD gene encoding UDP-N-acetylmuramoyl-L-alanine--D-glutamate ligase produces the protein MTAPELQGKRVLVVGLGRSGQAAARLCAARGARVTVTDKQPAAALAGALATLPGGVVEELGGHRAESFRHAELIVLSPGVPEGPELQVARAAGVPVTGELELAARFTKATLVAITGTNGKSTTTTLCGAMLKGTGRPTFVGGNLGTPLAEAVGTPATDLGGLCVLEVSSFQAETFETFRPQVGVLLNITPDHLDRYGGQVDGYVAAKARLFAAQQESDFAVMNLDDGLVAEVARHVRAHWIAFSTRQALTEGGWLQGDSLCIRIPGGQIERYPADNPRLVGRHNQENALAALLAARLAGALPAEVHRGLVGFRPLPHRMEMVGQVDGVQYFDDSKGTNVGAAVAALTGFPRPVVLIAGGRDKGGSYAPLAETMGRVGRAVVVLGEAAGRIAEAMQGVMHVEHAHSMEDAVRKAAALAAAGDAVVLSPACSSFDMFRDYAERGERFAAAIRKLEREAEDAGSEPHRVVPPEKA
- the mraY gene encoding phospho-N-acetylmuramoyl-pentapeptide-transferase, giving the protein MLFHLFQLLREDFRFLNVFRYVSTRVGLATLTSLVITFVVAPWFIKRARERQIGEVIRSDGPASHASKKGTPTMGGSVIILALAFGTLLWCDLSSELVWLALLVTVGYGILGFVDDYIKLVHKNKRGVPGKIKILFQVLIGGVAVTWLLAGNALEPHVRLQLVLPLVAIERFSPELPLAVYVLFGLVVVVGTSNAVNLTDGLDGLAIGPVIICSFTFMFLCYAAGTVLRDFNIASYLGLAHVQGAGELAIFCGAIGGAGIGFLWYNTHPAQVFMGDVGALALGGALGFVALATKTEMSLPVIGGVFVAEAVSDIIQVGYYKRTKRRVFLMAPIHHHFEKLGWPESRIVVRFWIVSFICATLGLIVTLKVR